The window TTAACTTTTGGGGTGGAGTTCACAATAAGAAGATCGCATTTTTCCGTTATAGGGCCATTTTATTGAATAAAATATAATAAGTGAATTGGGTCTTTATGCTGTTATAGAAATTAGTGATAATATAAAGTACTGTTCGTTATATTGTATTTTAAGAGAAAATCAAAGCATTTACTAGAAGGAGATAAAAATGGAATTACTGGATCGATTAATGAAGAACTCGAATTACTGGATACGTTTTGAATTAGGACTTATTCAATTAGAGGGTAAGGAATATTTTGCAGAAATACATCATCGAGCAACCACTATTTTCAACACTTTATTCGACAAAAATGATGAGATTTTAATGGTTAATTTCATAAGTAATCATATTGATTATAAAAAAAATAATCTGCCTAGAATAATTCGATTTATACGTAATAAAAAAATGATTTACAGCTTGAAATGTAAAACGATTCCTTATGAATATGATGAAGAAGATATAGAAATGGAAACAAAACAATACAGTTTAAACGTAAAAAAAGATGATATTCGCTTACGTTACCTTATTCAATCAATAAGCAATCAAGATTTTGCGTTGAAGCCTATGATTAACGGATCTATATATTTGTTAAATTTAACGAAAGAAACTGTATTTCATATGTATGATGATCGAGGATGTGATGTTTATAGTTTTGATGAAGAAAAGTTACTGCCTTTGTATAGTAATTTTAAAAATTGGATTCTAGACTATGACCGCATACAAATTGATCGTAAATTTGAACAAGGCTTATTCAATCTTTATGAAACATCTATAGAAATGGAAGAAAGACTGGAATTAAACGAAAATAAGGTAAAGGAAATAGGTATTAACTTATTTCAGGTTAACACGTGTTACACCACCCATAAACTTGAAATTCCGAAAAAATATGCAGAAGAATGTCTAAGTGAGATGACACAAACAGGTTTAAAATTAATTTTGAACAGAAGGATAATGACATTATAATTAGTGCAACTAAGTTGGAGGCTCTAGCCCTTATCGATTATCAAAGTGAACTTATGACACTATATTCAAAAAAATATAAAGGGAAGTATAACGGGTGGTCAGTAATTAAAGCCTTTTAAAACGAGAGTGATAAGGTTCAATAGCCAATAAATTAATGTTCAATGTTCTATTTATCGTAGTACTAACAAGGAGTTTAGTAAAAGAAGAAGTTGATTTCAATTAGAGAATCGAATTTTTTATTCTAAATTAAATAGACTATAACCACAGGTGAATTGATGAATGGAACATATTTTTGGTCAAGTAATATGGTACTTATAGATCTAGTAAGTCGAGAACGAATTGTTGAGGTTATTAACTATATTATCCAAAATAATGAACTTAATTCTGTTTTTGCTAGATGCTCCAATGTTGAAAATGAAAACGACCATTTATATCCTGAAGGATTCTTTGTTCAAAAAATTTAATAATTCGTCTCATTCTTCATTAACTAATGTGGTGCTTTAGAAAAAAAATGAAATCATTTACAGCTCTTTCGTATTTCCTACTATTCAACAAACGGTCTCAATTCATTAATAAGGATTGTTTCTTTTCCGTTATAGGGCCATATTGTTGAATGACAGTTTTAAAAGAAGGTATACACTTGAATTAATTGACAAGATTGTTGTAGAACAGAGGAATAAAAAATAAAATGAAAACGATGTGATAATAAGGAGACGGAATGAATAAAGTTGAATTTTTACAAAGTCTTGAAGAGGTTGTTGTAGCCCCTCTCTTTATAGGTAATAGTGTTGACGACCTCGACAAAGAAATTGAAAATAATACTTGGTCAATTTCTATTAGTGGCGAATTAGCAACAAAGTTAATAGTAAAAGATTTTATCAATTTTTTCGAAAAAGTAATATCCAACAGAAGTGAACAACTTAGAGATTCAAAAATTGGACACGATATGTTTTTATATGTTTGGTTTGATTGGCAATCTGCACAAATAAAGTTTAATTTAATATCAGATTATAATCATGGCCTACCATTTAGCAGTGATATTGAAATTATAGATGAACTTAAACTAATCATTGCAGAATTTCTAAGGTTTCCATATCACGATGGTATTGAAATTGAAGTGATAACAGACGTAGATGAGGAAATAGAAGAGGATATTAGAAAAGAACTTTTGAAAGTATTCCTTTATAAAATAAACGGATAATTATTCTTGAAATTAAACTAGCTAATAGAAGCTAATCGTTATTCAATTATAGGAGGCAATTCTTAGGTAGAAATTGTACTCTTTTTATGATTAGAACCATATTTTGTTGATTCAAGATCTTGATATCTTTGTTTAAGATTAGAAGTGGAAATGTACTGATATTTTACTCGAAGTAACAGGACAAGACTGCTTATCTAAACAAAATGTAGAATGAAGAGGGAGATAAATG is drawn from Lysinibacillus sp. SGAir0095 and contains these coding sequences:
- a CDS encoding DUF3885 domain-containing protein, giving the protein MELLDRLMKNSNYWIRFELGLIQLEGKEYFAEIHHRATTIFNTLFDKNDEILMVNFISNHIDYKKNNLPRIIRFIRNKKMIYSLKCKTIPYEYDEEDIEMETKQYSLNVKKDDIRLRYLIQSISNQDFALKPMINGSIYLLNLTKETVFHMYDDRGCDVYSFDEEKLLPLYSNFKNWILDYDRIQIDRKFEQGLFNLYETSIEMEERLELNENKVKEIGINLFQVNTCYTTHKLEIPKKYAEECLSEMTQTGLKLILNRRIMTL